Proteins from a single region of Chloroflexota bacterium:
- a CDS encoding Gfo/Idh/MocA family oxidoreductase encodes MGHQFALVGCGGMGRRHLRGFVELARVRPGLVELAAVVDVDRERAEFVAGEVADLLGNRAAACTSIAEAKAQRPELVAADIVTTAGAHHVAAADALDAGLHVLVEKPLAVTMRGCARIRAAASRSGRLVSVAENYRRDPILRLARALLDAGAIGEPRSIVELRAGGSDAMLITPWRHFREDGGPLMDVGVHYADMIQYLMGPVDRVAGITRLLEPVRTTGRIHEAPSGMYARFRAELPDTFEATAPDSLQAMLGFASGAAGTWGLELSAPDGGESLSAVLGSEGRLETFGVRSGRPLKVWRGGAEPLDDAEVLALAPDFALDPLTTDLFGGDRMARYDFQFPQADRKLIALEIGELAEATDSGNPVEVDLEAGEDAVALVLAVHESSQIGAMVTLDDVRSGRVSAYQDVTDRKLGLID; translated from the coding sequence ATGGGGCACCAATTCGCATTGGTCGGATGCGGTGGGATGGGCCGGCGGCACTTGCGGGGCTTCGTGGAGCTGGCGCGCGTGCGTCCGGGCCTGGTGGAGCTTGCCGCGGTGGTGGACGTGGACCGCGAGCGGGCGGAGTTCGTGGCCGGAGAGGTGGCCGACCTCCTGGGCAACCGCGCCGCCGCCTGCACCAGCATTGCGGAGGCCAAAGCCCAGCGGCCCGAGCTCGTGGCGGCGGACATTGTGACGACCGCCGGCGCCCATCACGTCGCGGCCGCCGACGCGCTGGACGCCGGACTGCACGTGCTCGTCGAAAAGCCGCTGGCGGTCACGATGCGAGGCTGCGCCCGAATTCGCGCGGCGGCGTCGCGCTCCGGGCGCCTGGTCTCGGTCGCGGAGAACTATCGGCGCGACCCGATCCTCCGGCTCGCGCGCGCGCTGCTGGACGCAGGCGCCATCGGCGAGCCGCGCTCCATTGTCGAGCTGCGGGCCGGCGGCAGCGACGCCATGCTCATCACGCCCTGGCGGCATTTCCGGGAGGACGGCGGCCCGCTGATGGATGTGGGCGTGCACTACGCCGACATGATTCAGTACCTCATGGGCCCCGTGGACCGGGTGGCCGGCATCACGCGGCTGCTGGAGCCGGTGCGCACCACCGGCCGCATCCACGAAGCCCCCAGCGGCATGTACGCGCGATTCCGTGCGGAATTGCCGGACACGTTCGAGGCCACCGCGCCCGACTCGCTGCAGGCCATGCTGGGGTTCGCCTCGGGCGCCGCGGGCACCTGGGGACTCGAGCTCTCGGCCCCGGATGGCGGCGAGAGCCTGAGCGCGGTGCTGGGGTCGGAGGGCCGGCTCGAAACGTTCGGCGTGCGCAGCGGCCGTCCGCTGAAAGTCTGGCGGGGCGGCGCGGAGCCACTGGACGATGCCGAAGTGCTCGCCCTCGCGCCCGACTTTGCGCTGGACCCGCTGACGACGGATCTCTTTGGCGGCGACCGGATGGCGCGCTATGACTTTCAGTTTCCCCAAGCCGACCGCAAGCTGATTGCCCTGGAGATTGGCGAGCTGGCCGAAGCCACCGATTCCGGCAACCCCGTGGAGGTCGACCTCGAGGCCGGCGAGGACGCCGTGGCGCTGGTGCTGGCGGTGCACGAATCGAGCCAAATCGGCGCGATGGTCACGCTCGATGACGTGCGCAGCGGCCGCGTCAGCGCCTACCAGGACGTGACGGATCGAAAGCTCGGCCTCATCGATTGA
- a CDS encoding PQQ-dependent sugar dehydrogenase, with the protein MGGLVRPVYAGHAGDGSGRLFVIEKEGRIRIVADGQLAPDPFLDITGIVSSRANERGLLGLAFHPDYASNGRFFVNYTQLRGATVVAEYRVSADPNRADPSSAQVLLTQPQPFANHNGGMLAFGPDGMLYMALGDGGAAGDPQNHGQRLDTWLGALLRLDVSEPGVYRVPSDNPFVGVSEARGEIWAYGLRNPWRFSFDRATGDLYIADVGQNLYEEIDFAPASSSGGENYGWKLMEGFSCFVEGSPQCNSLRFTEPIAVYGRDAGCSVTGGYVYRGTAHPALVGAYVFGDYCSGNVWTLRRDAAGAWQMTLQGEIDARITSFGEDEAGELYITDDAGRLLRLRTVT; encoded by the coding sequence GTGGGCGGCCTCGTCCGACCCGTCTATGCCGGCCACGCCGGCGACGGCTCGGGCCGCCTGTTCGTCATCGAGAAGGAAGGCCGCATTCGCATCGTGGCCGACGGGCAACTCGCGCCGGACCCGTTTCTAGACATCACCGGCATCGTCAGCTCCCGGGCCAACGAGCGTGGGCTGCTGGGCCTGGCGTTCCACCCGGACTACGCCTCCAACGGCCGCTTCTTCGTCAACTACACGCAATTGCGCGGCGCCACGGTGGTGGCCGAGTACCGGGTCTCGGCCGATCCCAACCGGGCCGATCCCTCATCCGCGCAGGTGCTGCTCACGCAGCCGCAGCCGTTTGCCAATCACAACGGCGGGATGCTGGCGTTCGGGCCGGACGGGATGCTCTACATGGCGCTCGGCGACGGCGGCGCGGCGGGCGATCCGCAGAATCACGGGCAACGTCTCGATACCTGGCTGGGCGCATTGCTGCGGCTCGACGTGAGCGAGCCGGGCGTATATCGGGTGCCGTCCGACAATCCGTTCGTGGGCGTGTCCGAGGCGCGCGGGGAGATCTGGGCCTACGGCCTGCGCAATCCCTGGCGCTTCTCCTTCGATCGAGCCACCGGCGACCTCTACATCGCCGACGTGGGCCAAAACCTCTACGAAGAGATTGACTTCGCCCCGGCCTCGTCATCCGGTGGGGAGAACTATGGCTGGAAGCTGATGGAGGGCTTCAGCTGCTTTGTCGAGGGCAGTCCCCAGTGCAACTCGCTGCGCTTTACGGAGCCAATCGCCGTCTATGGCCGGGACGCGGGCTGCTCCGTCACCGGTGGCTACGTCTACCGCGGCACGGCCCACCCGGCGCTCGTGGGTGCGTACGTCTTTGGCGACTACTGCAGCGGCAACGTGTGGACGCTGCGGCGCGATGCGGCCGGCGCTTGGCAGATGACGTTGCAGGGCGAGATCGACGCCCGCATCACGTCGTTTGGCGAGGACGAGGCGGGAGAGCTCTACATCACCGACGACGCCGGCCGCCTGCTGCGCCTTCGCACCGTCACCTGA
- a CDS encoding SDR family NAD(P)-dependent oxidoreductase, producing the protein MGRLQGKAALITGGGTGIGRAIALRFAAEGARVVIAQRNAEALNATVADIEADGGWARAVPTDITQTDQVLALVDDAIEATGRLDILVNNAGRTGRAGAFLDVELDVWRDFIETNLTGPFVIAQAVARHMVAAQIPGRIINTGSVDSFASEMQAAPYAASKGGLLMLTRSMAIELGGHGIAVNLLAPGPILVDKNAPRYQDPALVAKRTEAIPLGPFGRVEDVAAAALFLASDECQYVTGSAITIDGGTLAKAHF; encoded by the coding sequence ATGGGAAGACTTCAAGGCAAGGCCGCGCTGATCACGGGAGGCGGCACCGGGATCGGGCGCGCCATCGCCCTGCGCTTCGCGGCGGAGGGCGCGCGCGTCGTCATCGCCCAACGCAACGCCGAAGCGCTCAACGCGACGGTCGCCGACATCGAGGCGGACGGCGGTTGGGCCCGAGCGGTGCCCACCGACATCACGCAAACCGACCAGGTGCTCGCGCTGGTCGATGATGCGATCGAAGCGACCGGCCGGCTGGACATCCTGGTCAACAACGCCGGACGCACCGGTCGCGCCGGAGCGTTTCTCGATGTCGAGCTCGATGTCTGGCGCGACTTCATCGAAACCAATCTCACCGGCCCGTTCGTCATCGCGCAGGCGGTGGCGCGCCACATGGTGGCCGCCCAAATCCCGGGCCGGATCATTAACACCGGCTCGGTGGACTCGTTCGCCTCGGAGATGCAGGCCGCGCCCTACGCCGCCAGCAAGGGCGGGCTGCTCATGCTCACCCGCAGCATGGCCATCGAGCTCGGCGGTCACGGCATCGCGGTCAATCTGCTGGCCCCGGGCCCGATCCTGGTGGACAAGAACGCCCCGCGCTATCAGGACCCGGCCCTGGTGGCCAAGCGCACCGAGGCGATCCCCCTAGGCCCCTTCGGACGGGTCGAAGACGTGGCCGCCGCGGCGCTCTTCCTGGCCAGCGACGAGTGTCAATACGTGACCGGCAGCGCCATCACCATCGACGGCGGCACCCTCGCCAAGGCGCACTTCTAG
- a CDS encoding M81 family metallopeptidase has product MRIAIGAIAHESSSFTPVATPYSAFSETGRGLLRGDEIIDVHRGVNSGAGGFIAGAEEFDFELAPVLWTFAEPSAPVESDAWQRLRGEFLERLANLGPVDGVLLDLHGAMVIEDVEDGEGDLLSGIRGVIGDDPPVISTLDLHGNITQRMCDAATALIPCDNYPHTDFLERGLEASEMIVGTLRGELSPVMAWRQLPMLWTGGQFTGREPFDTIVARAHALEAQPGILTASVAPGFPWADIHDAGASVIVVADRDAELARREADALGGWIYAQREKFLPDLDSWDDALQSARAMNRWPAVFGDPQDNPGGGAPGDSVGMLRAFLDAGLSNALIVTLCDAEVVGIAQQAGEGAEITVDIGGKSAPDQGPPVRATAVVERLLDLRFSITGPMYTGMVQDFGPSVLLRIGGVHVAVTTLRMQVFDLEGPRMLGFEPERLSWIGVKSANHFRGAYEPIAGSVHRVAFPAQHRFDPREHRYTRLRRPIWPLDEVEL; this is encoded by the coding sequence ATGCGGATTGCCATTGGCGCCATCGCGCACGAGTCCAGCTCGTTCACGCCCGTCGCGACGCCCTATTCGGCGTTTTCGGAGACCGGACGCGGACTGCTGCGCGGTGACGAGATCATCGACGTGCATCGCGGCGTCAACTCGGGCGCGGGGGGATTCATCGCGGGCGCCGAGGAGTTCGACTTCGAGCTGGCGCCGGTGCTGTGGACCTTCGCCGAGCCGTCGGCGCCGGTCGAGTCGGACGCCTGGCAGCGACTGAGGGGTGAGTTCCTGGAGCGTCTGGCCAACCTGGGGCCGGTGGACGGCGTGCTGCTGGACCTGCACGGCGCGATGGTGATCGAGGACGTGGAGGACGGCGAGGGCGATCTGCTCAGCGGCATCCGCGGGGTGATCGGCGACGACCCGCCGGTGATCTCCACGCTGGACTTGCACGGCAACATCACCCAGCGCATGTGCGACGCCGCCACCGCGCTGATTCCCTGCGACAACTACCCGCACACCGACTTCCTGGAGCGGGGGCTCGAAGCCTCGGAGATGATCGTGGGGACGCTGCGCGGCGAGCTGTCCCCCGTGATGGCGTGGCGGCAGCTGCCGATGCTGTGGACCGGCGGCCAGTTCACCGGGCGCGAGCCGTTCGACACGATCGTCGCCCGCGCCCACGCGCTGGAGGCGCAACCCGGCATCCTCACCGCGTCGGTGGCGCCTGGATTCCCGTGGGCCGACATCCACGACGCCGGGGCGTCCGTGATCGTCGTCGCCGACCGAGACGCGGAGCTGGCGCGGCGGGAGGCCGATGCGCTGGGCGGCTGGATCTACGCCCAACGCGAGAAGTTCCTGCCCGACCTCGACTCCTGGGACGACGCGCTGCAGTCGGCGCGCGCCATGAACCGCTGGCCGGCCGTGTTCGGCGACCCGCAGGACAACCCGGGCGGCGGCGCGCCGGGCGACTCGGTGGGCATGCTGCGGGCGTTCCTGGATGCCGGTCTTTCCAACGCCCTCATCGTCACGCTGTGCGACGCGGAGGTGGTGGGCATCGCGCAACAGGCCGGCGAGGGCGCGGAGATCACCGTGGACATTGGCGGCAAGTCGGCCCCGGACCAGGGACCGCCCGTGCGCGCCACGGCCGTGGTGGAGCGGTTGCTCGACCTGCGCTTCTCGATCACGGGTCCGATGTATACGGGCATGGTGCAGGACTTCGGTCCGTCGGTGCTGCTGCGCATTGGCGGTGTCCACGTGGCGGTGACGACGCTTCGAATGCAGGTGTTCGATCTGGAGGGACCGCGCATGCTCGGATTCGAGCCCGAGCGCCTGTCGTGGATCGGCGTCAAGTCCGCCAACCACTTCCGCGGCGCCTACGAGCCCATCGCCGGCAGCGTGCATCGCGTCGCGTTCCCGGCGCAGCATCGGTTCGATCCGCGGGAGCATCGCTACACCCGCCTGCGCCGGCCGATCTGGCCACTGGATGAGGTCGAGCTCTAG
- a CDS encoding type II toxin-antitoxin system VapC family toxin — translation MSGFLLDTNVVSEMMKHRPSPRVVAFLARQADFWLAALVVHELEFGLQLTPQGRRRDRLQADLSRFLGIYAERILDFDRASAEWAARLRADAARKGRPSNLADMLIAGTAKAHGLAIATRNVRDFEGMDIDVVNPWEYS, via the coding sequence TTGAGCGGATTCCTCCTCGACACGAACGTCGTGTCGGAGATGATGAAGCACCGCCCCAGTCCCCGGGTCGTCGCCTTTCTCGCGCGACAGGCTGATTTCTGGCTCGCAGCCCTCGTCGTGCACGAGCTGGAGTTCGGGCTTCAACTCACGCCGCAGGGACGACGCCGGGACCGGTTGCAGGCAGACCTGTCGCGGTTTCTCGGAATCTACGCGGAGCGGATTCTTGACTTCGATCGTGCCAGCGCGGAATGGGCGGCCCGGCTTCGGGCGGATGCGGCTCGTAAAGGCCGGCCGTCAAATCTCGCCGACATGCTTATCGCGGGAACAGCTAAGGCACACGGCTTGGCCATCGCCACCCGCAATGTTCGGGACTTCGAGGGAATGGACATCGACGTCGTCAACCCGTGGGAGTACTCGTGA
- a CDS encoding type II toxin-antitoxin system prevent-host-death family antitoxin — protein sequence MNADASDRTWTVAEAKAKLSEVLRLAEEEGPQRIGLRRPFVVVPERMWREKSPPEMHMGRWLVENMPRGANLEVPDRGEESQREIPFADWDDADWGDD from the coding sequence TTGAACGCCGACGCATCAGACCGCACCTGGACCGTCGCCGAGGCCAAGGCCAAGCTGTCGGAAGTCCTGCGGCTGGCGGAGGAGGAAGGACCGCAGCGCATCGGCCTGCGGCGGCCCTTCGTCGTCGTGCCCGAGCGCATGTGGCGGGAGAAGTCGCCTCCCGAGATGCACATGGGCCGGTGGCTGGTCGAGAACATGCCGCGGGGCGCCAATCTCGAGGTTCCGGACCGCGGTGAGGAATCCCAGCGTGAGATTCCGTTCGCCGACTGGGATGACGCCGACTGGGGCGATGATTGA